The segment GCGAGGCCGCAAATAAAAACACAGCGGCGTTCTGAAAGGGCAGCCAACGGGCGCCCACAACCTTGGAGGAGAGCAGCATGAAGAGCTTTATACGGGTAGCAGGGATGGCAGTGCTGGTGATGCAGGCGTGGGCGATGGGGCCGGCGCAGGCGGCCGAGAAATTGGTGGTGGGCGTGGCCATCCCCACGGCCACGCACAGCTTTACTTCCGGCATCGTCTGGTGGGCGAACCAGGCCAAGGCGGAACTGGAAAAAGCCCATCCGGGCGTGAAAATCATCGTCAAGACGGCCGCCACGGCGCCCGAGCAGGCGAACCAGTTGCAGGACATGTTGACGGTCAACAAGATCAACACCCTGGTGATCTTCCCCATCGAATCGGCCTCGCTGACGCAGCCCGTGGCGCAAGTGAAAAACAAGGGCGTCTACGTCACCGTGGTCGACCGTGGCTTGACGAACACGCAGTCGCAGGATGCCTACATCGCCGGCGACAACACGGCCTTCGGCAAGCTGCCGGCCGAATACCTGGCGAAAAGCCTGAATGGCAAGGGCAATATCGTCGTGCTGCGCGGCATGCCGACCACCCTGGACAACGAGCGCTACGATGCCTTCAGTGCCGTGATGAAGGGCCATCCCGACATCAAGGTGCTGGACGCCAAGTATGGCAACTGGAACCGCGACGACGCGTTCAAGGTCATGCAGGATTACCTGACGCGCTTCAAGCAGATCGACGCCGTCTGGGCCGCCGATGACGACATGGCCATCGGCGTACAGAAAGCCATCGCGCAAGCGAAGCGCACGGACATCAAGCAAGTGTTCGGCGGCGCGGGCGCGAAGGGCGCCGTGAAAAAGATCATGGACGGTTCCGACCCGCTGATCGTGGCCGACGTGTCGTACTCGCCCAAGTTCATGTACGACGCCATCAAGCTGACGACGGAAGCGCGCCTGAAAGGTGATAAATTGCCAGCCAATACGATCATCCCCTCGGTGCTGATCACGCGCGAGAACGCCAAGCAGTTCTACTTTCCGAACTCGCCTTTTTAACGACACCCCAAAACAAGGGCTGGGGTCGTACCCTCAGGGTACGACCCCGGGTTTCGGTTTGGGTTAACAGGACATAGACATGAAAACCATCCAGGGCCCGGCCATTTTCCTGGCCCAGTTTCTCGGCGACGAGCCGCCGTTCGACTCGCTCGAGCACCTGGCGCAATGGGCGGCCGGCCTCGGTTACAAGGGCTTGCAGCTGCCCACGGCGCCGCGCCTGTTCGACCTGGAACAGGCGGCGGCCAGCCAGCAGTACTGCGACGACGTGGTCGCCCTGCTGGCACGCCACGGCTTGCAGGTGACGGAATTGTCGACGCATTTGCAGGGCCAGCTGATCGCCGTGCATCCCGCCTATGACGCGCTGTTCGACGGCTTTGCTCCGGAACACGTGCGTGGCGATCCGGCTGCGCGCACGGCCTGGGCCACGCAGCAACTGCTGTGGGCGGCTACCGCTTCGCAGCGCCTGGGCCTCAAGGCGCATGTGACGTTTTCCGGCGCGCTGGCCTGGCCGTATCTGTACCCGTGGCCGCAGCGCCCGGCCGGCCTGGTGGAGACGGCGTTCGCGGAACTGGCAAAGCGCTGGCTGCCCATCCTCGACGCCTTCGATGCCGCTGGCGTGGACGTCTGCTATGAACTGCATCCGGGCGAGGACTTGCACGACGGCGTGACCTTCGAGCGCTTTCTGGCCGCCGTCAACGACCACCCGCGCGCGTCGATTCTGTATGACCCCAGCCACTTCGTGCTGCAGCAGCTCGATTACCTGGCATTCATCGACATCTATCACGCGCGCATCAAGGCCTTCCATGTCAAGGATGCGGAATTCAGGCCGAACGGGCGCCAGGGCGCGTATGGCGGCTATGCTGACTGGCAAGACCGCGCCGGGCGCTTCCGTTCGCTGGGCGACGGGCAGATCGATTTCAAGGCGATCTTTTCGAAGATGGCGCAGTACGACTTTCCCGGCTGGGCCGTGCTGGAATGGGAATGCTGCCTGAAGCATCCCGAGGACGGGGCGGCCGAAGGGGCGCGTTTCATTCGCGAACACATCATCCACGTGGCCGAACGCGCGTTCGACGATTTCGCCGGCAGCGCGGTGGATCAACATCAGATCAATCATTTGCTCGGCTTGAGCTAAGGAAACGACATGCAGCGACGCTTACGGCTGGGCATGGTAGGGGGCGGGCAGGGCGCATTCATCGGCGCCGTGCACCGCATCGCGGCGCGCATCGACGACCAGTACGAACTGGTGGCCGGTGCCCTGTCGTCCGACCCGCAGCGCGCGCGCGACAGCGGCGCCGCGCTGCATCTGTCGCCGGAGCGCTGCTACAGCGATTACCGCGCCATGGCGCAGGCGGAGGCCGCCAGGGCGGACGGCATCGAGGCCGTGGCCATCGTCACGCCGAATCACTTGCATGCGCCCGTCGCCACGGCGTTCATGGAAGCGGGCATCCACGTGATCTGCGACAAGCCGCTGGGCATCTCTCTGGCGGAGGGGCAGGCGCTGGCGGCGCTGGCGCAACGCAAAAATTTGCTGTTTGCGCTCACGCATACCTACAGCGGCTACCCGCTGCTGCGCCATGCGAAAGCCATGGTCGAGGCGGGCGAGATTGGAGAGCTGCGCCTCGTGCAAGTCGAGTATTCGCAGGACTGGCTGGCCGATGCCATCGCGGCTGGCGGCATGAGCGAAGGCAACTGGCATAACGATCCGCACAAGGCCGGTCCCGGCGGCACCCTGCTTGACGTGGGGCTGCACGCGTATCACCTGGCGCAGTTCGTCAGCGGATTGACGCCGCAATCCGTGCTGGCGGAACTGTCGACGTTTGTACCGAACCGTACCCTGGACGACCACGTGCAGGTGATGTTGCGCTACGCGAATGGGGCCAAGGGAACCTTGTGGGCCAGCCAGGTGGCGACCGGTTGCGAAAACACGGTGCGCCTGCGCCTGTTCGGCAGCAAGGCGCAGCTCGATTTCGACCAGGAACAGCCGAATGAACTGTGGTGTACGCCGCAGGGCGGCAACCGCCAGCTGTTGCGCCCGGGGCGCGTCGACAGCGCGGCCGCGCGCCACGCCACGCGCGTGCCGGCCGGCCATCCGGAAGGCTATCTGGAAGCGTTCGCCCAGCTGTATCTGGATGCGGCCCTGGCCATCCGCGCCCTGCAAGCGGGCTTGCCCGTGCCCAGGGAAGCGAGCTGGCTGCCGACGGTCACCGATGGCGTGGCGGGCCTGGCCTTTGCCGAAGCCGTGCTGCGCAGCCATGCGGCGGGCGCGAGCTGGACGGCGCTGGCGGACTGTTAAACTGGGCGCATGAGCGCGCCCCTGACCACCTTTACCATCACCATCGTCCCGCAAGGCTGGCAATTCCCGGCCGAAGCGGGTACGACCATCCTGGCCGCCGCCGAGCTGGCCGGCATCCGCCTGCTCAGTTCCTGCCGCAATGGCACTTGCCGCACGTGCCTCTGTCACATGCCAGAGGGAAAAGTGCGCTACACGGTGGACTGGCCCGGCATCAGCCCCGATGAACGGCTCGACGGCTATATCCTGCCTTGCGTGGCCGTGGCCGAAAGCGATCTCACCGTGCAGGCGCGGGCCGTGCGCACGGGCACCTGATTCACGTTGGCTTGCCGCCCTTGAGACGCTGCAGCAGCGCATCCACGCTGTCGCTCACGGGTAAACCGTGGCGGCG is part of the Janthinobacterium sp. 67 genome and harbors:
- a CDS encoding substrate-binding domain-containing protein, with the translated sequence MAVLVMQAWAMGPAQAAEKLVVGVAIPTATHSFTSGIVWWANQAKAELEKAHPGVKIIVKTAATAPEQANQLQDMLTVNKINTLVIFPIESASLTQPVAQVKNKGVYVTVVDRGLTNTQSQDAYIAGDNTAFGKLPAEYLAKSLNGKGNIVVLRGMPTTLDNERYDAFSAVMKGHPDIKVLDAKYGNWNRDDAFKVMQDYLTRFKQIDAVWAADDDMAIGVQKAIAQAKRTDIKQVFGGAGAKGAVKKIMDGSDPLIVADVSYSPKFMYDAIKLTTEARLKGDKLPANTIIPSVLITRENAKQFYFPNSPF
- a CDS encoding sugar phosphate isomerase/epimerase family protein, with translation MKTIQGPAIFLAQFLGDEPPFDSLEHLAQWAAGLGYKGLQLPTAPRLFDLEQAAASQQYCDDVVALLARHGLQVTELSTHLQGQLIAVHPAYDALFDGFAPEHVRGDPAARTAWATQQLLWAATASQRLGLKAHVTFSGALAWPYLYPWPQRPAGLVETAFAELAKRWLPILDAFDAAGVDVCYELHPGEDLHDGVTFERFLAAVNDHPRASILYDPSHFVLQQLDYLAFIDIYHARIKAFHVKDAEFRPNGRQGAYGGYADWQDRAGRFRSLGDGQIDFKAIFSKMAQYDFPGWAVLEWECCLKHPEDGAAEGARFIREHIIHVAERAFDDFAGSAVDQHQINHLLGLS
- a CDS encoding Gfo/Idh/MocA family protein, with product MQRRLRLGMVGGGQGAFIGAVHRIAARIDDQYELVAGALSSDPQRARDSGAALHLSPERCYSDYRAMAQAEAARADGIEAVAIVTPNHLHAPVATAFMEAGIHVICDKPLGISLAEGQALAALAQRKNLLFALTHTYSGYPLLRHAKAMVEAGEIGELRLVQVEYSQDWLADAIAAGGMSEGNWHNDPHKAGPGGTLLDVGLHAYHLAQFVSGLTPQSVLAELSTFVPNRTLDDHVQVMLRYANGAKGTLWASQVATGCENTVRLRLFGSKAQLDFDQEQPNELWCTPQGGNRQLLRPGRVDSAAARHATRVPAGHPEGYLEAFAQLYLDAALAIRALQAGLPVPREASWLPTVTDGVAGLAFAEAVLRSHAAGASWTALADC
- a CDS encoding 2Fe-2S iron-sulfur cluster-binding protein codes for the protein MSAPLTTFTITIVPQGWQFPAEAGTTILAAAELAGIRLLSSCRNGTCRTCLCHMPEGKVRYTVDWPGISPDERLDGYILPCVAVAESDLTVQARAVRTGT